In Nitrospiraceae bacterium, the following are encoded in one genomic region:
- the shc gene encoding squalene--hopene cyclase, translating to MRIIKNFLDRLSGSLLVTVPNGIRAARDLAAGPVLRLVSDKSATAITGDTTSKRAHSQATGQLEALEEAIRKSQVWFLGRQHPNEGYWVAELEADTTLTSEYLMLRHFMDCVDPEIEVKAVRYLKSAQLPNGGWPIYYGGPAEISASVKAYFALKLSGVSADEPFMVRAKECILGMGGVTASNVFSKIALALFGQYDWKGVPSMPPEIMLLPKRFYFSIYAISYWSRAVLIPLLIIFAKRPLCAIPEDRGIDELYVQPKELIDYSTVPPFKKDRTWFTARNFFINLDGLLKIYDRSPVEWVRQKSLEWAEHWMVDHMKGSGGLGAIYPAMANSVMALHCLGYRHDDPLVVKAMKEIDDLAIYDQVHENGNRVDAMHLQPCHSPIWDTSLLMNTLIECGMPQDHPALQKAAAWLLSKQTTTVGDWIISSPGAEPGGWYFQFENEAFPDVDDSAVVLMALAKVRMQDSQQQRASINRGCRWVVSMQGSDGGWGAYDKDNNRIVFNYIPFADHRALLDPSTADLAGRCLEMLATLGYDWTHPCVASALAFVKNDQEKDGSWYGRWGVNYIYGTWSVLAGLRAIGEDLSAPYIRRAVTWLESKQNPDGGWGESCLSYADVAHSGRGESTPSQTAWALLALMSAGVFDSFSVARGIHYLIRNQRKDGSWEEVRHTGTGFPRVFYLRYHWYSQYFPLWALAMYRNLKTRGTTRADELRLQAYQSGQFRSPR from the coding sequence ATGCGGATCATTAAGAACTTCCTCGATCGTTTGTCCGGCAGTTTGCTCGTCACCGTACCCAACGGTATCAGGGCCGCGCGGGATCTTGCCGCAGGACCTGTGCTGCGGTTGGTGTCCGACAAGAGTGCGACGGCGATCACGGGAGATACGACGAGTAAGCGGGCTCACAGTCAGGCCACCGGCCAACTCGAAGCCTTGGAAGAGGCGATCCGGAAGAGCCAAGTATGGTTTCTGGGGCGGCAGCATCCCAACGAAGGCTACTGGGTTGCGGAACTCGAGGCGGACACGACGCTGACGTCGGAGTACCTGATGCTCCGGCATTTCATGGATTGCGTCGATCCCGAAATCGAAGTTAAGGCTGTGCGCTACTTGAAGTCCGCGCAGCTCCCCAATGGCGGATGGCCTATTTATTACGGCGGTCCTGCCGAGATCAGCGCCTCGGTGAAGGCGTATTTTGCCCTCAAACTATCGGGCGTATCGGCGGATGAGCCGTTCATGGTCAGGGCCAAGGAATGCATCCTGGGCATGGGGGGTGTGACCGCTTCCAACGTGTTCAGCAAGATCGCCCTGGCGCTATTCGGACAGTATGACTGGAAAGGCGTGCCGAGCATGCCGCCGGAAATCATGCTGCTGCCGAAGCGGTTCTATTTCAGCATCTACGCGATCTCTTATTGGTCTCGCGCGGTCTTGATTCCGCTCCTGATCATTTTCGCCAAGCGGCCGCTCTGCGCCATTCCGGAGGATCGCGGAATCGATGAACTCTATGTTCAACCGAAGGAACTGATCGACTACTCCACCGTTCCGCCGTTCAAGAAAGATCGCACCTGGTTTACGGCGCGCAATTTCTTCATCAATCTCGACGGGTTGCTGAAGATCTACGATCGTTCGCCGGTCGAGTGGGTCAGGCAGAAGTCCCTCGAATGGGCCGAACACTGGATGGTCGACCATATGAAGGGCAGCGGTGGCCTCGGCGCGATTTATCCCGCAATGGCCAATTCCGTGATGGCGTTGCACTGCCTGGGCTATCGGCACGACGATCCCTTGGTCGTGAAGGCCATGAAAGAAATCGACGATCTGGCGATCTACGATCAGGTTCACGAGAACGGCAACCGGGTAGATGCGATGCATCTGCAGCCGTGCCATTCGCCGATCTGGGATACGTCCCTGCTGATGAACACGCTGATCGAGTGCGGCATGCCGCAGGATCATCCTGCTTTGCAGAAGGCTGCGGCTTGGCTGCTCTCGAAGCAGACGACGACCGTGGGTGACTGGATCATTTCCTCCCCCGGTGCCGAACCGGGCGGATGGTATTTCCAGTTTGAGAACGAAGCATTTCCGGATGTGGACGACTCCGCCGTTGTGTTGATGGCCTTGGCCAAGGTGCGAATGCAGGACAGCCAACAGCAGCGGGCGTCCATCAACCGCGGCTGCCGCTGGGTCGTGTCCATGCAAGGGTCAGACGGTGGGTGGGGCGCCTACGATAAGGACAACAACCGGATTGTCTTCAACTACATCCCCTTCGCAGACCACCGTGCGTTGCTGGACCCCAGCACTGCCGACTTGGCCGGGCGTTGTCTCGAGATGTTGGCGACGCTGGGCTATGATTGGACGCATCCCTGTGTGGCGTCGGCCTTGGCCTTCGTGAAGAACGACCAGGAAAAGGACGGCAGTTGGTACGGACGGTGGGGCGTCAATTATATCTACGGCACGTGGTCGGTTCTGGCGGGGTTGCGCGCGATCGGAGAGGACCTTTCTGCGCCGTATATCCGGCGGGCCGTCACCTGGCTCGAATCGAAGCAGAACCCGGACGGTGGTTGGGGCGAGTCCTGCTTGTCGTATGCCGATGTAGCGCACAGCGGTCGCGGTGAGAGCACGCCGTCGCAAACCGCCTGGGCATTGCTGGCGCTGATGTCCGCCGGCGTGTTCGATTCGTTCAGCGTGGCGCGGGGTATTCACTACCTCATTCGAAATCAGCGGAAGGATGGCTCATGGGAAGAAGTGCGCCATACCGGCACGGGTTTCCCTCGCGTGTTCTACCTTCGCTACCATTGGTACTCGCAGTATTTCCCCTTGTGGGCGCTTGCCATGTACCGCAATCTCAAGACTCGTGGAACGACGAGGGCCGATGAGTTGCGTCTGCAGGCCTATCAATCCGGCCAGTTCCGGTCACCGCGCTGA
- a CDS encoding BamA/TamA family outer membrane protein: MWRWACLALAGFLLWVGALSAHADTQVFPVPSVSTSRNDGNDAGLIAPILITDPDGELRYLMAPMFIQNSIVGSRGVFNLFKYEPGGREMRFIGSFTEKIERKLFFNYADPAFNNGQYSLNFGGTFFKNATSRFFGIGQTTPESGESNYTAREARAYWRFGVHANEVTQIAVGQRVRQVRLERGATDLPFSVDQYPNVDGIRGESIIIGHRATFLYDTRDNLVTPTDGVAVTAYAELNQNVRNHDHPVYSRYELEIKKLIPSESKRAILVVRADLQATLGTQVPFFEQSSLGGQNNLRGYGMDRFIDKHLLAFSIEERIHLIRTKVAGVTADLEIAPFLDTGQVFNSFKDVSFKDYRMTPGVGLRGIVRPNVVGRLDIGWSREGNSAVFAGLDFPY, translated from the coding sequence TTGTGGCGCTGGGCTTGCTTGGCGCTGGCGGGGTTTCTCCTGTGGGTCGGGGCCCTGTCCGCCCATGCGGACACGCAGGTATTTCCTGTCCCATCGGTGTCGACCAGCCGGAACGACGGAAACGACGCCGGTCTCATTGCGCCGATCCTGATCACCGATCCGGACGGAGAGCTGCGCTATCTCATGGCGCCGATGTTCATCCAGAACTCGATTGTGGGTTCGCGCGGCGTCTTCAACCTGTTCAAGTATGAACCGGGCGGGCGGGAGATGCGGTTCATCGGCTCGTTCACCGAAAAGATCGAGCGGAAGCTGTTTTTCAATTATGCCGATCCGGCCTTTAACAATGGCCAATACTCGTTGAACTTCGGCGGCACGTTTTTCAAGAACGCCACGTCTCGCTTCTTCGGCATCGGCCAAACGACACCGGAGTCTGGTGAATCCAACTACACGGCGCGCGAGGCCAGGGCCTATTGGCGCTTCGGGGTCCATGCCAATGAGGTGACGCAGATTGCCGTCGGGCAGCGGGTGCGGCAAGTGCGGCTCGAACGGGGCGCGACCGATCTGCCGTTTTCCGTCGACCAGTACCCGAATGTGGACGGGATTCGAGGCGAGTCGATCATCATCGGCCACCGGGCCACGTTTCTCTATGACACCCGGGACAATCTTGTGACGCCGACCGACGGCGTGGCCGTGACGGCCTATGCCGAGCTGAACCAGAATGTGCGCAATCACGATCACCCCGTGTATTCGCGCTACGAGTTGGAAATCAAGAAGTTGATTCCGAGCGAGTCGAAGCGCGCGATTCTCGTCGTGCGGGCCGACCTGCAGGCGACGCTTGGAACGCAGGTGCCGTTTTTCGAGCAGTCGTCCCTTGGCGGACAAAACAACCTGCGGGGGTACGGCATGGATCGCTTCATCGATAAGCACCTGCTGGCGTTCAGTATTGAAGAACGGATTCATCTTATTCGTACCAAGGTGGCCGGCGTGACGGCGGACCTTGAGATTGCCCCGTTTTTGGATACGGGGCAGGTGTTCAATTCGTTCAAGGACGTCAGTTTCAAGGATTACCGCATGACCCCAGGGGTCGGACTGCGGGGCATCGTACGGCCGAACGTAGTCGGCCGTCTGGACATCGGCTGGAGTCGCGAAGGCAACAGCGCGGTGTTTGCCGGTCTAGATTTCCCCTATTAG
- a CDS encoding ABC transporter permease, giving the protein MERVAKIGRYSLDLTEQMGRMFLFILSSFAWLGRPPLRLYQIVKQLHFIGYKSTFVIVLTAVFTGMVLALQGYYTLRKFGSEAVLGSAVALSIIRELGPVLAALMVTARAGSAMTAEIGIMRITEQIDALDTMAINPLQYLIAPKLVASLIGVPLLVALFDVVGIFGGYIVGVDLLGGSHGAYWSSIESAVEWKDVYGGIMKSISFGLLISWVCCYKGFYTRQSAEGLGTATTEAVVLSAVLILVWDYFLTSVLL; this is encoded by the coding sequence GTGGAACGGGTCGCAAAGATCGGGCGCTATTCCCTGGATCTGACGGAGCAGATGGGACGGATGTTCCTCTTCATCCTCTCGTCGTTCGCATGGCTCGGTCGACCGCCCCTTCGGCTGTACCAAATCGTCAAGCAACTCCACTTCATCGGCTACAAATCGACCTTCGTCATCGTGCTGACCGCCGTCTTTACAGGGATGGTGCTGGCACTGCAGGGATACTACACGCTGCGGAAGTTCGGATCAGAGGCCGTGTTGGGATCGGCGGTGGCCCTGAGCATCATCCGCGAACTGGGCCCGGTGCTTGCCGCCCTGATGGTGACCGCGCGAGCCGGCTCCGCCATGACGGCCGAGATCGGGATTATGCGGATCACGGAGCAGATCGATGCGCTCGACACCATGGCGATCAATCCGTTGCAGTATCTCATCGCCCCCAAACTCGTGGCGAGCTTGATCGGCGTGCCCCTGCTCGTCGCGCTGTTCGATGTCGTGGGGATTTTCGGCGGCTACATCGTCGGGGTTGATCTGCTGGGTGGGAGTCACGGGGCCTATTGGAGTTCGATTGAATCCGCCGTGGAATGGAAGGACGTCTATGGCGGCATTATGAAATCCATCAGCTTCGGTCTGCTGATCAGCTGGGTCTGCTGCTACAAAGGGTTTTACACTAGGCAAAGTGCCGAGGGATTGGGAACCGCCACGACTGAGGCGGTGGTGCTCTCCGCGGTGTTGATTCTGGTGTGGGACTATTTCCTGACATCGGTGCTGTTGTAA
- the mlaD gene encoding outer membrane lipid asymmetry maintenance protein MlaD has protein sequence MERAKLEMIVGLFVLVGLACLGYLSIKLGKLEVIGGNNYMVDAEFTSASGLKSGASVEIAGVEVGRVKQIGLNNDRAVVTLAIRDGVKLYSDTIASIKTRGIIGDKYLALSIGGGGDALKPGDKIRDTESGLDLEELVSQYVHGKVN, from the coding sequence ATGGAGCGAGCCAAGTTAGAGATGATCGTGGGCCTGTTCGTATTGGTGGGGTTGGCCTGCCTGGGCTACTTGTCGATCAAGTTGGGCAAGCTGGAAGTGATCGGCGGGAATAATTACATGGTTGATGCCGAGTTCACCTCGGCGTCCGGATTGAAATCGGGCGCCTCGGTGGAGATCGCAGGCGTGGAAGTCGGACGGGTCAAACAAATCGGGTTAAACAATGATCGCGCCGTGGTGACGCTCGCGATTCGCGATGGCGTGAAGCTATACTCGGACACGATTGCGTCGATCAAGACCAGGGGAATCATCGGAGACAAATACCTGGCCTTATCCATCGGGGGCGGCGGCGATGCGCTCAAGCCGGGTGATAAGATCAGGGATACGGAATCCGGGCTTGATCTAGAGGAACTGGTCAGCCAGTATGTACACGGGAAGGTCAACTGA
- a CDS encoding ABC transporter ATP-binding protein, whose product MIKLVGVEKTLGGQPVLRGVDLEIPKGKLTTIIGKSGEGKSVLLKHMIGLMQPDRGQVWVEGVEISRLKGTALNDVRKRFAMLFQGAALFDSLTVFENVAFPLREKLRLKGEQVTRRVDEKLAQVGLAGMGHKFPAELSGGMRKRAGLARALVMEPEIILFDEPTTGLDPLMAKAIHDLIVKMQKTFGFTAIMVSHEIPEIFGLSDYVAMLRKGKIAAMAPSSEFVKTTDEEIREFIFVGGSVTVKAPSATP is encoded by the coding sequence ATGATCAAGCTCGTCGGTGTGGAAAAAACGCTCGGTGGCCAGCCGGTCCTGCGGGGGGTGGATTTGGAGATCCCCAAAGGCAAGTTGACGACCATCATCGGCAAGAGCGGCGAAGGCAAGAGCGTGTTGCTCAAGCATATGATCGGCTTGATGCAGCCCGATCGGGGCCAAGTCTGGGTGGAAGGGGTTGAGATCAGCCGATTGAAGGGGACGGCTTTGAACGACGTGCGCAAACGGTTTGCCATGTTGTTTCAGGGCGCCGCGTTGTTCGATTCGCTCACGGTATTTGAGAACGTGGCTTTTCCCCTGCGGGAAAAATTGCGTTTGAAGGGCGAGCAGGTCACACGCCGAGTCGACGAGAAGCTGGCGCAGGTCGGTCTGGCGGGGATGGGCCACAAATTTCCGGCCGAACTCAGCGGCGGCATGCGAAAGCGAGCAGGGTTGGCGCGCGCGTTGGTCATGGAACCGGAGATCATTCTGTTCGACGAGCCGACCACGGGGCTCGATCCCCTCATGGCCAAGGCCATCCACGATTTAATTGTGAAGATGCAGAAGACCTTCGGCTTTACGGCGATCATGGTAAGCCACGAGATTCCGGAAATCTTCGGGCTTTCCGATTACGTGGCGATGTTGAGAAAAGGCAAGATCGCCGCCATGGCGCCATCCAGTGAGTTCGTGAAGACGACGGACGAGGAAATTCGAGAGTTCATTTTTGTGGGTGGTTCCGTGACGGTCAAGGCGCCGTCGGCCACGCCATAA
- the dxs gene encoding 1-deoxy-D-xylulose-5-phosphate synthase — protein sequence MSLLKTIHSPADLKRLSPEQFPELCQEIRDQIISVVSNVGGHLASNLGVVELTVALQYLLDTPNDKIVWDTSNQAYTHKLLTGRREQFHTLRQYGGLSGFTKREESAYDTFNAGHAGTGVSAAFGMAEARDQQDEKYKVVCVVGDGAMTAGMTLEGLHHAGGTNRDFLVVLNDNQMSISKNVGAISAYLNRTFTGEFYARMREETGQLLRKIPHIGLEVQKIARRAEELAKGAILPGLLFEELGFQYAGPIDGHNFEHLLPTLENVLKMKGPVLLHVITKKGLGYQPAMENPVWFHACPSFVRETGAPAKKSPRPTYTAMAVDTLVKLAKQDKRIVAITAAMCEGTGLNVFEKAFPDRLYDVGIAEQHAVTFAAGMAAQGMKPVVALYSTFLQRAYDQVVHDVATQNLPVMFCIDRGGLVAEDGTTHHGAFDYAFLRHVPNMVVTAPKDENELQHLIKTCLDFDGPASVRYPRGVSLGVPMDPEPTALPIGKGEVLREGTDVAIVAIGVTVWQAVKAAERLAEDGISAAVINGRFVKPLDGELIAKTAKNVRYLVTVEEGCKMGGFGSAVLEAIAEAGITHLRTKVIGLPDWYIEQGPQDFLRERYGLTADGIYASVKELLGKGAAADEASRVASLVGGLPLGDEQGS from the coding sequence ATGTCGCTGTTGAAGACCATACATAGTCCGGCTGATTTGAAGCGACTCTCCCCGGAGCAGTTCCCCGAACTCTGCCAGGAGATTCGCGACCAGATCATTTCCGTGGTCTCTAACGTCGGCGGGCACCTGGCCTCCAACCTCGGCGTGGTTGAACTGACCGTCGCTCTGCAGTACCTCCTTGATACGCCGAATGACAAGATCGTCTGGGACACGAGCAACCAGGCCTACACCCACAAGCTGCTGACCGGTCGTCGCGAGCAATTTCACACGCTGCGCCAGTATGGCGGGTTGAGCGGGTTCACCAAGCGAGAAGAGAGCGCCTACGATACCTTCAACGCGGGGCACGCGGGAACGGGTGTGTCGGCTGCGTTCGGCATGGCGGAGGCCCGCGATCAGCAGGATGAAAAGTACAAGGTGGTCTGTGTGGTCGGCGACGGCGCGATGACGGCCGGGATGACGCTGGAAGGTCTCCACCACGCCGGCGGAACCAACCGTGACTTCCTCGTGGTTCTGAACGACAACCAGATGTCTATTTCCAAGAACGTCGGCGCCATTTCCGCCTATTTGAACCGGACATTCACCGGCGAGTTCTATGCCCGCATGCGCGAGGAAACCGGACAGTTGTTGCGCAAGATCCCCCACATCGGCCTGGAAGTGCAAAAGATCGCGCGTCGGGCTGAAGAGTTGGCCAAGGGCGCGATTCTCCCGGGTCTCCTGTTTGAGGAACTGGGCTTCCAGTACGCCGGTCCGATCGACGGACACAACTTCGAGCATCTCCTGCCGACGCTCGAGAACGTGCTGAAGATGAAGGGCCCCGTGCTGTTGCATGTGATTACGAAGAAAGGGCTCGGCTATCAGCCGGCGATGGAAAACCCGGTGTGGTTCCATGCCTGTCCGTCCTTTGTGCGCGAAACGGGAGCCCCGGCCAAGAAGTCTCCGCGTCCGACCTATACGGCGATGGCGGTCGACACGTTGGTGAAGTTGGCCAAGCAAGACAAGCGGATCGTGGCGATCACCGCGGCCATGTGCGAAGGCACCGGCCTGAACGTGTTCGAAAAGGCGTTTCCCGATCGGCTGTATGACGTGGGAATCGCCGAGCAACATGCCGTGACGTTCGCCGCCGGTATGGCAGCGCAGGGCATGAAGCCCGTCGTGGCCTTGTATTCGACCTTCCTGCAGCGTGCCTACGACCAAGTCGTACACGACGTGGCCACCCAGAATCTGCCGGTCATGTTCTGCATCGATCGAGGCGGGCTCGTGGCTGAGGACGGCACAACGCACCATGGCGCGTTCGACTATGCATTTCTGCGGCACGTGCCGAACATGGTCGTCACGGCGCCCAAGGATGAAAACGAACTGCAGCACCTGATCAAGACCTGTTTGGATTTCGACGGTCCCGCCTCCGTGCGCTATCCGCGCGGCGTGAGCCTCGGTGTCCCGATGGATCCGGAGCCGACTGCCTTGCCGATCGGCAAGGGAGAAGTACTGCGCGAAGGAACCGATGTCGCCATCGTCGCCATCGGCGTCACGGTGTGGCAGGCCGTCAAGGCAGCCGAACGTCTGGCCGAAGACGGTATCTCGGCGGCCGTCATCAACGGCCGTTTTGTGAAGCCTCTCGACGGTGAATTGATCGCGAAGACTGCGAAGAACGTTCGCTACCTCGTCACGGTCGAAGAGGGGTGCAAGATGGGCGGGTTCGGCTCGGCAGTGCTCGAAGCGATTGCCGAGGCGGGCATTACGCATCTGCGGACGAAAGTCATCGGTTTGCCCGATTGGTATATCGAGCAGGGTCCTCAGGACTTCCTGCGCGAACGCTATGGCCTGACTGCCGACGGGATTTATGCCAGCGTGAAGGAATTGCTCGGCAAGGGCGCTGCAGCCGATGAAGCGAGCCGAGTGGCTTCGCTGGTGGGCGGACTGCCCCTGGGCGATGAGCAGGGAAGCTGA
- the ispG gene encoding flavodoxin-dependent (E)-4-hydroxy-3-methylbut-2-enyl-diphosphate synthase — MHITRKKTRQIQVGNVKIGGDAPIAVQSMCSTDTRDVKATVEQIRQLEEVGCEVIRVAVPDEAAAAALPKIKAAMTVPLIADIHFDHRLALKAAEVVDCVRINPGNIGAWWKVQEVIKAVNERGIPLRVGVNGGSLERPLLDKYGWPSPEALSESALNAVHALEDEGFTNLKVSLKASDVHHAIDAYYLFSTQSNYPLHIGITEAGTAMTGAVKSAIGLGFLLTQGIGDTLRVSLAADPVEEVKVGFEILKSLELRHRGINVIACPTCGRVEIDVVRMANELEKKLGHIKTPLNVSVLGCVVNGIGEGKEADIGIAGGEGKGILFKKGKLMRKVPMEELMDTLIHEVEQMAKEKEAEGVSESADRDANGKTEAGWEPIGQGSDQPSTLVRDIPVLPTKR; from the coding sequence ATGCATATCACCAGGAAGAAGACGCGGCAGATTCAGGTGGGAAACGTGAAGATCGGCGGGGATGCGCCGATTGCGGTCCAGTCGATGTGCTCGACCGACACCCGCGACGTGAAGGCCACGGTGGAACAGATCCGGCAGCTGGAGGAAGTCGGCTGCGAGGTCATTCGTGTGGCCGTGCCTGACGAAGCAGCTGCGGCGGCGCTTCCAAAGATCAAGGCGGCCATGACCGTGCCGCTGATCGCGGACATTCATTTCGACCACCGGTTGGCCCTCAAAGCCGCCGAAGTCGTAGATTGCGTGCGCATCAACCCGGGGAACATCGGGGCCTGGTGGAAGGTGCAGGAAGTGATCAAGGCGGTGAACGAGCGGGGGATTCCCCTGCGCGTGGGGGTCAACGGCGGATCGCTTGAGCGGCCGTTGCTGGACAAGTACGGCTGGCCTTCTCCGGAGGCCCTGTCGGAATCGGCGTTGAATGCCGTCCATGCGCTCGAGGACGAAGGGTTCACCAATCTGAAGGTGTCCCTCAAGGCTTCCGACGTCCACCACGCCATCGATGCCTATTACCTGTTTTCGACCCAATCGAATTATCCCCTGCACATCGGCATCACCGAAGCCGGCACGGCTATGACCGGCGCCGTGAAGTCCGCCATCGGGCTGGGCTTCTTGCTGACGCAGGGCATCGGCGATACGCTGCGGGTGTCGTTGGCGGCTGATCCGGTCGAGGAAGTGAAGGTCGGGTTCGAGATCCTCAAGTCGCTCGAGTTACGCCATCGCGGCATCAACGTGATCGCCTGTCCGACCTGCGGCCGCGTCGAAATCGACGTCGTGCGCATGGCCAACGAATTGGAAAAGAAGCTCGGGCACATCAAGACTCCGCTCAACGTGTCGGTGCTCGGCTGCGTGGTCAACGGAATCGGCGAAGGCAAGGAAGCGGACATTGGTATTGCCGGCGGCGAAGGGAAGGGGATTCTCTTCAAGAAGGGCAAGCTGATGCGCAAGGTGCCGATGGAAGAACTCATGGATACGCTGATCCATGAAGTCGAGCAGATGGCCAAGGAGAAGGAGGCCGAAGGGGTTTCCGAATCCGCCGATCGTGACGCGAACGGAAAGACGGAGGCCGGTTGGGAACCGATCGGTCAAGGCAGCGATCAACCGTCGACCCTCGTGCGCGACATCCCTGTGCTTCCGACCAAACGCTGA
- a CDS encoding DUF3187 family protein, whose protein sequence is MSRTIWWPTLSVLIVLSASAPSAALADGFGPLPVRNFQAIQQLVLQMPGDRANVVKPGTFDVRLELAETSSIARDVTDQAQTTMKFETLRAGLFLRYGVNDRFEVGAEVPVLHRYRGFLEGAIMATERATTGLAPARNALMNVGYAYQVDRAGRTLFSGKEGGTGLGDISFFGKYQVLKETTVVPALSFRVGVKAPTGNREQIFGSGHPDAAVGLAMEKTLASRWIVYANVNGIFPTGHLAGLALYPVMSGLAAVEYLWSENLSFTAQFDYYSSPFHGTGTQTLDKGVTESAVGFSYRVARGLLWQVYGVENLDFITGSAADFTVSTLFTYRFGS, encoded by the coding sequence TTGAGTCGGACCATATGGTGGCCCACGCTCAGCGTCCTCATTGTGCTGTCGGCGTCAGCCCCATCGGCCGCCTTGGCCGATGGATTCGGTCCTTTGCCTGTCAGAAATTTTCAAGCGATACAGCAATTGGTCCTGCAGATGCCGGGTGATCGGGCGAATGTTGTGAAGCCGGGCACCTTCGATGTCCGGCTGGAGCTGGCCGAAACCAGCAGCATTGCGCGCGACGTCACGGATCAGGCCCAGACGACGATGAAGTTCGAAACGCTGCGGGCCGGCCTGTTCTTGCGATATGGCGTGAACGATCGGTTCGAAGTTGGGGCCGAAGTGCCGGTTCTGCACCGGTATCGTGGGTTTCTCGAAGGGGCCATTATGGCGACGGAGCGGGCAACGACGGGATTGGCTCCGGCGCGCAATGCTCTGATGAACGTGGGTTATGCCTACCAGGTCGACCGTGCCGGACGGACCCTCTTCAGCGGCAAGGAGGGTGGAACGGGCTTGGGGGATATTTCTTTCTTTGGGAAGTATCAGGTGCTGAAGGAAACGACAGTAGTACCGGCACTGTCCTTCCGAGTCGGGGTGAAGGCACCCACGGGAAACCGTGAACAAATCTTCGGCAGCGGCCATCCCGATGCCGCAGTCGGGCTGGCCATGGAAAAGACGCTGGCGTCACGTTGGATCGTCTATGCGAACGTGAACGGGATTTTTCCGACCGGGCATTTGGCTGGACTCGCCCTCTATCCGGTCATGAGTGGGCTGGCGGCGGTCGAGTATCTGTGGTCCGAGAATCTGTCCTTTACGGCCCAGTTCGACTATTACTCGTCACCGTTCCATGGTACCGGCACTCAGACGTTGGATAAGGGCGTGACGGAGTCGGCAGTCGGCTTCAGTTACCGTGTCGCGCGCGGGTTGCTGTGGCAGGTGTATGGCGTGGAGAATCTGGATTTCATCACGGGGAGTGCGGCGGATTTTACGGTCTCCACCCTGTTCACGTACCGATTCGGGAGCTAG
- a CDS encoding ABC transporter substrate-binding protein, protein MIARRGGVLAVVMALQICLGAVTVFAMTATDAVKGTIDEVLKIVGDKELKQPTKSEERRQRLEKVVSDRFDYPEMSRRSLGAPWNQLSDKDKQEFVDLFRTLLTNTYADRVETYSGEGVQYLNERTEKEYAEVRTKVLSGKTEIPMDYRLLNKNNDWRVYDVVVDGVSLVNNYRGQFSKILRTSSYPDLVDQLRKKSEKIKAP, encoded by the coding sequence ATGATCGCACGTCGTGGAGGGGTTCTGGCGGTGGTGATGGCGCTGCAGATATGTCTGGGCGCGGTGACGGTCTTTGCGATGACCGCAACCGACGCGGTCAAGGGGACGATCGACGAAGTGCTGAAGATCGTGGGGGACAAAGAGCTCAAGCAGCCGACGAAGTCCGAAGAGCGGAGACAGCGGCTGGAGAAGGTCGTGAGCGATCGCTTCGATTACCCGGAAATGTCCCGCCGATCCCTGGGGGCACCCTGGAACCAGCTGTCGGACAAGGACAAGCAGGAGTTCGTCGATCTGTTCCGGACGCTTCTGACCAACACGTATGCCGATCGTGTTGAAACCTATTCGGGCGAAGGTGTCCAATATTTGAACGAGCGCACGGAAAAGGAATATGCCGAGGTGCGCACCAAGGTCCTGTCCGGGAAGACGGAAATCCCGATGGACTACCGTTTGCTGAACAAGAATAACGATTGGCGCGTCTATGACGTGGTCGTGGACGGCGTCAGCCTGGTCAACAATTACCGTGGGCAATTCTCAAAGATCCTCCGAACCTCCTCGTACCCCGATCTCGTCGACCAACTGCGCAAGAAATCCGAAAAGATCAAAGCCCCGTAG